Proteins encoded by one window of Pseudomonas sp. LS44:
- a CDS encoding undecaprenyl-diphosphate phosphatase, giving the protein MDFLTAAQALILGVVEGLTEFLPISSTGHQIIVADLIGFDGPRAIAFNIIIQLAAILAVVWEFRRKIIEVVVGLPTERQAQRFTSNLLIAFIPAVVLGVLFADLIHAYLFNPITVAGALLVGGVVMLWAERRQHVIHVDTVDDMGWKDALKIGLAQCLAMVPGTSRSGATIIGGLLFGLSRKAATEFSFFLAMPTMVGAAVYSAYKYRELFQPDDLPVFAAGFVTSFIFAMIAVRGLLKFIGSHSYAAFAWYRIGFGLLILATWQMGWIDWSTAHS; this is encoded by the coding sequence ATGGATTTTTTGACCGCCGCTCAGGCGCTGATTTTGGGTGTCGTCGAAGGGCTGACGGAATTCCTGCCGATTTCCAGTACTGGGCACCAGATCATCGTAGCCGATCTGATTGGCTTCGATGGCCCGCGGGCGATTGCTTTCAACATCATCATTCAGCTGGCGGCGATTCTGGCTGTGGTCTGGGAGTTCCGACGCAAGATCATCGAGGTGGTCGTCGGGCTACCGACCGAGCGCCAGGCGCAGCGCTTCACCAGCAATTTGCTGATCGCCTTCATTCCAGCGGTAGTCTTGGGTGTTTTGTTCGCCGACTTGATTCACGCGTATCTGTTCAACCCGATCACCGTAGCGGGGGCCCTACTGGTCGGCGGAGTGGTCATGCTGTGGGCCGAGCGCCGTCAACACGTGATCCACGTAGACACGGTCGATGACATGGGCTGGAAAGATGCCTTGAAAATCGGCCTCGCCCAGTGTCTGGCAATGGTTCCTGGAACCTCACGCTCGGGAGCGACCATCATCGGAGGACTGCTATTCGGCTTGTCGCGCAAGGCGGCGACCGAGTTTTCCTTCTTTCTCGCCATGCCGACCATGGTCGGCGCCGCGGTCTATTCGGCCTACAAATACCGCGAACTGTTCCAGCCTGACGATCTTCCGGTATTTGCCGCCGGCTTCGTCACTTCGTTCATCTTCGCGATGATCGCGGTGCGCGGCCTGCTGAAGTTCATTGGCAGCCATAGCTATGCGGCATTCGCCTGGTACCGGATCGGTTTTGGCTTGCTGATCCTGGCAACCTGGCAGATGGGATGGATCGACTGGAGCACAGCGCACAGCTGA
- a CDS encoding sigma-54 dependent transcriptional regulator, with the protein MFDVVDPARRLLVVEPCADCLRLLPELKSAGWEVSSCTLDNLDPPACDVGLLRLQAAQLPRPESIKELISNSNTEWIAVLSADALRHQHVGDFISEWFFDFHTLPFDVDRVQVTLGRAFGMARLRGRGRESRDDLGNELLGQSKPMQELRKLLTKLAATDSTVLVHGESGTGKELVARTLHRQSRRANGPFVAVNCGAIPEHLIQSELFGHEKGAFTGAHQRKIGRFESAAGGTLFLDEVADLPLDLQANLLRVLQEKQIERVGGTQPIPINVRVLAATHVNLEKAIESCRFREDLFYRLNVLQVETLPLRSRPGDIPLLADYFSQLYSQEIGRRPRKFSEGALTAMKTHPWPGNVRELANRVRRGLVLAEGRQIEAINLGLDLSEMPCAAQQTLEAYIFQAERQALCDVLARFSNNLSQAARVLGVSRPTFYRLMHKHQIR; encoded by the coding sequence ATGTTCGACGTGGTCGATCCGGCGCGACGCCTTTTGGTGGTCGAGCCTTGTGCTGATTGCCTGAGATTACTGCCCGAGTTGAAAAGTGCTGGTTGGGAGGTATCCAGTTGTACGCTAGACAATCTCGATCCACCGGCCTGTGACGTTGGCTTATTGCGATTGCAAGCTGCCCAGCTTCCGCGCCCGGAAAGCATCAAGGAGCTGATCTCGAACAGCAATACCGAGTGGATCGCGGTATTGAGTGCAGACGCTTTGCGGCATCAGCACGTGGGCGATTTCATCAGCGAGTGGTTTTTCGATTTCCATACGCTTCCCTTCGATGTCGATCGTGTCCAAGTAACTCTGGGGCGTGCATTCGGCATGGCTCGCTTGCGTGGACGCGGGCGTGAAAGTCGCGATGATCTAGGCAACGAATTGCTCGGCCAGAGTAAGCCGATGCAAGAGCTGCGCAAACTGCTCACGAAGTTGGCCGCAACGGACTCCACCGTCCTGGTACATGGCGAAAGCGGCACCGGTAAGGAACTCGTTGCCAGAACCTTGCATCGCCAGTCGCGGCGTGCCAATGGTCCATTCGTGGCAGTTAATTGCGGGGCAATTCCAGAGCATCTGATTCAGTCGGAATTGTTCGGCCACGAGAAGGGCGCGTTTACCGGCGCTCACCAACGCAAGATCGGCCGTTTCGAGTCCGCCGCCGGTGGCACGTTGTTCCTCGATGAGGTCGCCGACCTGCCTCTGGACCTGCAAGCCAACTTGTTGCGGGTACTGCAAGAAAAGCAAATCGAGCGGGTCGGCGGTACGCAGCCCATTCCGATCAATGTGCGCGTTCTTGCGGCGACTCACGTCAATCTGGAAAAAGCCATCGAGTCGTGCCGCTTTCGTGAGGACCTCTTTTACCGTCTCAATGTGCTGCAAGTAGAGACGCTGCCGTTGCGCAGCAGGCCGGGAGATATTCCGCTGCTGGCCGACTACTTCTCACAGCTTTACAGCCAGGAAATCGGCCGCCGTCCGCGCAAGTTCAGCGAGGGCGCACTAACCGCGATGAAGACTCATCCGTGGCCGGGAAATGTCCGCGAGCTAGCCAATCGCGTTCGTCGCGGATTGGTATTGGCCGAGGGAAGGCAAATCGAGGCGATCAATCTGGGCCTCGATCTTAGCGAAATGCCCTGCGCAGCCCAGCAAACCCTGGAAGCTTACATTTTCCAAGCGGAGCGCCAGGCGTTGTGTGATGTGCTGGCGCGTTTCTCTAACAATCTCAGCCAGGCCGCACGGGTGTTAGGTGTCTCGCGACCGACCTTTTACCGCCTGATGCACAAGCATCAGATTCGCTGA
- a CDS encoding catalase family protein, with amino-acid sequence MLKKFWLWLGRLIGKLIALLLVLGLAGWAIGALYYSWKFSGPVSSEEHIPAGEAALTRGIIDDALRIAEQHRDNTRVLRDAHAKAHGCVRAQVSVRSDLPTDLRQGVFSEPGKTWQAWMRLSNGNAYPQFDRARDARGMAIKLLDVPGAKLMSGPASAGDQDFVMFNNTAFFVRDVAEYKTNFAIQASGKQVQAFFPGWDPRNWEIRHLFIALQTLAPAPESPASTNYNSIAPFKLGPHNIKYRVIPAPGNCPAYQLPEQNHGLPNFLRNALYQQLSLDRMPICFELQVQRQNAAHYMPIEDTSVEWDESISPFETVANIRIPAQDFDTTEQNLLCDNLSFNPWHALAEHRPIGGINRLRKAVYEAVSAYRYGRNNGQ; translated from the coding sequence ATGTTGAAGAAATTCTGGCTGTGGCTGGGTCGCCTGATTGGCAAACTTATCGCGTTGCTGTTGGTGCTTGGCCTTGCTGGGTGGGCGATCGGCGCGCTGTATTACAGCTGGAAGTTTTCCGGCCCGGTCTCTAGCGAAGAACACATTCCAGCCGGCGAAGCCGCGCTGACGCGAGGCATCATCGACGACGCGCTGCGCATCGCCGAACAGCACCGCGACAACACACGTGTACTGCGCGATGCCCATGCCAAGGCGCATGGCTGCGTCAGGGCACAAGTCAGCGTACGCAGCGATCTGCCTACCGACTTGCGCCAGGGGGTGTTCAGCGAGCCGGGGAAAACCTGGCAAGCCTGGATGCGCCTGTCCAACGGCAACGCTTACCCGCAGTTCGACCGCGCGCGGGATGCTCGCGGAATGGCGATCAAGCTCCTCGACGTTCCGGGTGCGAAGCTGATGAGCGGCCCAGCCAGCGCCGGCGATCAAGATTTCGTGATGTTCAATAACACCGCGTTCTTCGTGCGCGATGTTGCCGAATACAAAACCAACTTCGCCATCCAGGCCAGCGGCAAGCAAGTACAGGCTTTTTTCCCCGGCTGGGATCCGCGCAACTGGGAAATTCGCCATTTATTCATCGCCCTGCAGACCCTCGCGCCAGCCCCGGAAAGTCCGGCGTCAACCAATTACAACTCGATTGCGCCGTTCAAACTCGGCCCGCACAACATCAAGTACCGAGTGATTCCTGCCCCGGGTAACTGTCCGGCCTATCAATTGCCGGAGCAGAACCACGGATTACCGAACTTCCTGCGTAATGCGCTCTATCAACAACTGTCGCTCGATCGCATGCCAATCTGTTTTGAACTTCAAGTCCAGCGGCAAAATGCCGCACATTACATGCCCATCGAAGACACCAGCGTCGAATGGGATGAATCGATATCGCCATTTGAAACAGTCGCGAACATAAGAATTCCGGCACAGGACTTCGATACCACCGAGCAAAATCTGCTCTGCGATAATTTGTCGTTCAATCCTTGGCATGCATTGGCAGAACATCGGCCGATTGGTGGGATAAACCGTCTGCGTAAAGCTGTCTACGAGGCAGTAAGCGCTTATCGATATGGGCGCAATAACGGCCAATAA
- a CDS encoding C39 family peptidase, giving the protein MRTLAVTLLCLPLLANAAQLPLAVLPGGALAFKPVESFRERRFSNLVEQKTDFSCGAASLATILYQAYRLDVDENTVIQGMLSQADHELVRSQGFSMLDMKRYVEGIGLRARGYRIPAEELNQLKVPAIVLLDVRGYKHFVVLQRTTRQWAYIGDPVLGHKRYSLEDFERGWNGIVFAVIGQGYDRANVLLAPPEPLTARHQLDRFRPVKDAELMEFGFLQSDFF; this is encoded by the coding sequence ATGCGCACGCTTGCCGTCACGCTTCTCTGCCTGCCCCTACTGGCCAATGCGGCGCAATTGCCCTTGGCAGTTCTTCCAGGCGGAGCATTGGCGTTCAAACCCGTCGAAAGCTTTCGCGAAAGACGCTTCAGTAACCTCGTCGAACAGAAGACTGACTTCAGCTGCGGTGCCGCATCGCTGGCCACCATCCTCTATCAGGCGTACCGGCTGGATGTCGATGAGAACACCGTTATCCAAGGCATGCTCAGCCAAGCCGACCATGAGCTGGTTCGCAGCCAAGGCTTTTCGATGCTGGACATGAAGCGCTATGTCGAAGGCATCGGGCTACGGGCCCGTGGCTATCGAATCCCCGCCGAGGAGCTCAATCAGCTCAAGGTGCCCGCGATCGTGCTTCTAGATGTTCGCGGCTACAAACACTTCGTTGTCCTGCAACGAACCACCCGCCAATGGGCCTACATCGGCGACCCGGTTCTTGGGCATAAACGCTACAGCCTGGAGGATTTCGAGAGGGGCTGGAACGGCATCGTCTTTGCCGTTATCGGTCAGGGATATGACCGGGCCAACGTCCTGTTGGCGCCACCCGAACCACTCACGGCTCGGCACCAACTCGATCGATTCCGCCCAGTAAAGGATGCAGAGCTTATGGAGTTTGGCTTTCTCCAGAGCGATTTCTTCTGA
- a CDS encoding DUF1294 domain-containing protein: MEERGLLKSWNDDKGFGFIQPERGGEDVFVHISAVRGDRRPQPGQAVLFISVLDQQGRIRAEHMRGESLSLDHPAIRRKPVQPQLKQSPSKAHATLAAAPSIQALPVKLLLFVVLCSLPAAGAMKQLLTTGVVWPLLAYPLFSVVSFLQYWGDKHKAQKGRWRTSENSLHVTELLGGWPGALVAQQLFRHKTRKLSFQVVFWAIVLLHQGFWVDWLVLDGRFMAGS; this comes from the coding sequence ATGGAAGAGCGTGGCCTGCTGAAAAGTTGGAATGATGACAAGGGATTTGGCTTTATCCAGCCTGAGCGCGGTGGCGAGGATGTCTTCGTGCATATTTCCGCGGTGCGCGGCGATCGCCGGCCTCAGCCAGGGCAAGCGGTGTTGTTCATCAGCGTCCTGGATCAACAGGGACGGATACGCGCCGAGCACATGCGCGGCGAAAGCCTGAGTCTGGATCACCCGGCAATTCGGCGTAAACCGGTACAACCGCAGCTTAAGCAGAGCCCATCGAAGGCGCACGCCACGCTAGCAGCCGCTCCCAGCATTCAGGCTCTGCCGGTGAAACTGTTGCTGTTTGTGGTGCTCTGCAGCCTGCCCGCTGCCGGTGCGATGAAACAGCTGCTGACGACCGGCGTGGTCTGGCCACTGTTGGCGTATCCATTGTTCAGTGTCGTCAGCTTCCTGCAGTACTGGGGTGATAAGCACAAGGCGCAGAAAGGCCGCTGGCGCACCTCAGAAAACAGCCTGCATGTGACCGAATTGCTGGGTGGATGGCCCGGAGCCCTGGTCGCGCAGCAGCTGTTCCGCCACAAGACCCGCAAGCTGTCATTCCAGGTAGTGTTCTGGGCCATCGTGTTGCTGCACCAGGGCTTCTGGGTCGATTGGCTTGTGCTGGACGGTCGCTTCATGGCCGGCAGTTGA
- a CDS encoding transporter — MAGVAALVALPLQAATEAEASTLQHQLIELKDRYESQQKALMVLEQRLRQIEAQPPAPQRPATRPLSKQPNETVAQQGSGYGTSLQDDNTPARSVENLYDEASGFFGGGAFSVETGLSYSHYDTRQLFLNGFLALDSIFLGNLGVDQINSDYFTLDLTSRYNWHQRWQFDVNAPIVYRQSTYESAGAAGGASNQISDETVKGDPRLGDVNFGVSYKFMDESESQPDAVVSFRVKAPTGDEPYGIKLEPVPGNNNLNVPEDLPTGNGVWSVTPGLSLVKTVDPAVLFGNISYTYNLEESVDDLSPTQGVKQPGKVKLGNWFQYGMGLAFALNERMSLSMSYSQLIAQKSKVKSDGLEWETVSGSDANAAYFNIGSTFAVNQNLTVVPNLSIGLTPDSPDFTFSVKFPYYF, encoded by the coding sequence ATGGCAGGCGTCGCAGCCTTGGTCGCATTGCCGCTGCAGGCAGCTACGGAGGCAGAAGCCTCCACCCTGCAACATCAACTGATTGAACTCAAGGATCGATATGAGTCCCAGCAGAAAGCGCTAATGGTGCTTGAGCAGCGACTTCGCCAGATCGAAGCGCAACCGCCGGCACCGCAACGCCCGGCCACTCGCCCGCTCAGCAAACAGCCCAACGAGACGGTCGCGCAGCAGGGTTCCGGATATGGAACCAGCTTGCAGGATGACAACACGCCCGCGCGCAGCGTCGAGAATCTGTATGACGAAGCAAGTGGCTTCTTCGGTGGCGGCGCCTTCAGCGTGGAAACCGGGCTCAGCTACTCCCACTACGATACCCGCCAGCTGTTCCTTAATGGCTTCCTGGCTCTGGACAGCATCTTTCTTGGCAATCTCGGGGTCGACCAGATCAACTCCGACTACTTCACCCTCGACTTAACCAGCCGCTACAACTGGCACCAGCGCTGGCAGTTCGATGTGAATGCGCCAATCGTTTATCGCCAGTCCACCTACGAATCGGCAGGAGCCGCCGGCGGTGCGTCCAATCAGATCAGCGATGAAACCGTGAAAGGCGACCCGCGGCTCGGCGACGTCAATTTCGGCGTGTCGTACAAGTTCATGGATGAGAGCGAAAGCCAACCCGATGCCGTCGTCAGCTTTCGGGTCAAGGCACCGACTGGCGACGAGCCTTATGGCATCAAACTGGAACCTGTGCCCGGCAATAACAACCTCAACGTCCCCGAAGACTTGCCCACCGGCAACGGCGTGTGGTCCGTTACGCCGGGGCTGTCGCTGGTCAAGACAGTCGACCCGGCAGTGCTGTTCGGTAATATTTCCTATACCTACAACCTGGAGGAGTCGGTCGATGACCTCAGCCCGACCCAGGGCGTCAAGCAGCCGGGCAAAGTCAAACTAGGTAACTGGTTTCAATACGGCATGGGGCTTGCGTTTGCCCTCAACGAGCGCATGAGTCTTTCCATGTCGTACTCGCAACTGATAGCGCAAAAAAGCAAAGTAAAGTCGGATGGTCTGGAGTGGGAAACGGTGTCGGGCAGCGATGCCAATGCTGCCTACTTCAACATCGGCTCAACCTTCGCGGTGAATCAGAATTTGACCGTGGTGCCCAACTTGTCCATTGGACTGACGCCAGATTCGCCAGACTTCACGTTCAGCGTCAAATTCCCCTACTACTTCTGA
- a CDS encoding cytochrome c, which translates to MRTFRPVLIIAIGTLLIALAIPLYYIARPNLPVYQQPTALHYLDQWSPEARQTYYYTPQGTRVKGLRYDWFVALELPFSSAKFATPDYLARFGFLIDPQQRASQLNPGNLPVGFARHADEATGNQYLDITCSACHTGELRYRGNAIRIDGGAALHSLASTVPTLRGGGFGQALGMSMALTYYNPLKFRRFAKEILGERYELEHDQLRRDFKTVLDRLMATAYNDWHRDLYPTEEGFGRTDAFGRIANSVFGDVIDASNYRVANAPVSYPQVWDIWKFDWVQWNGSAMQPMARNIGEALGVGATLRIFDDHGQAVAEPDRYASSVRLRELYTLEQTLKQLRPPAWPEQVLGKVDRELASRGRALFEENCAYCHAPVAKPANKRYAPTRDPEWHLRVVPTSIVGTDTTAADNIADHRFDIRKLGWDKQQLGKLDVKLFGSSLERVDLGSISSAKGLAYITAYVENRAYLDAGISADVRAEMDGFGLPISVQEKRGYKARPLDGIWATPPFLHNGSVPNLFQLLSPRLERASEFWVGSHEYDPQRAGFRTEKLAGGFLFKTSVTGNSNRGHEFRDGCRSEGVIGRGLEPSERWALVEYLKTLGNPQLEAQLTPITAKPWTPGPNCHGLISLAATKQ; encoded by the coding sequence ATGCGTACTTTTCGCCCCGTTCTGATAATTGCCATTGGCACCCTACTGATTGCTCTGGCGATACCGCTTTATTACATCGCCCGTCCCAATCTGCCGGTTTATCAGCAACCAACCGCCCTCCACTATCTAGACCAGTGGAGTCCAGAGGCGCGGCAAACCTACTACTACACGCCGCAAGGCACACGGGTGAAAGGACTGCGCTATGACTGGTTCGTCGCCCTGGAACTGCCTTTTTCCAGCGCCAAGTTCGCTACCCCCGATTACCTTGCGCGCTTTGGTTTTCTGATTGATCCGCAGCAGCGCGCATCGCAACTCAACCCAGGCAATTTACCGGTGGGCTTTGCCCGTCACGCTGACGAGGCCACCGGTAATCAGTACCTGGATATCACCTGTTCCGCCTGTCATACCGGCGAGCTGCGCTATCGCGGCAACGCCATTCGCATCGATGGCGGCGCCGCCCTGCATTCGCTTGCCTCCACGGTGCCGACCCTACGCGGCGGCGGATTCGGTCAGGCACTAGGCATGAGCATGGCGCTCACCTACTACAATCCATTGAAGTTCAGACGCTTCGCCAAAGAGATTCTCGGCGAGCGCTATGAGCTGGAGCACGACCAACTGCGCCGGGATTTCAAAACCGTTCTCGATCGTCTCATGGCGACTGCCTACAACGACTGGCACCGCGATCTGTATCCGACCGAAGAAGGCTTCGGCCGCACCGATGCGTTCGGTCGCATTGCCAACAGCGTGTTTGGCGATGTAATCGATGCAAGCAACTATCGGGTCGCCAATGCGCCGGTGAGTTATCCGCAGGTCTGGGATATCTGGAAATTCGATTGGGTGCAGTGGAATGGCTCGGCGATGCAACCCATGGCGCGCAACATCGGCGAAGCGTTGGGCGTGGGTGCCACCCTAAGAATATTCGACGATCACGGCCAAGCCGTTGCCGAACCTGATCGGTATGCCTCCAGCGTGCGTCTGCGCGAGCTGTATACCCTCGAGCAAACGCTCAAACAGTTGCGACCACCCGCTTGGCCGGAACAGGTACTCGGCAAAGTCGATCGCGAGTTGGCCAGCCGAGGCCGAGCGTTGTTCGAGGAAAATTGCGCCTATTGCCATGCGCCAGTGGCGAAACCCGCGAACAAGCGTTATGCCCCGACGCGCGATCCGGAATGGCATCTGCGGGTCGTTCCCACATCTATCGTCGGTACTGACACGACCGCCGCCGACAACATTGCCGACCACCGTTTCGACATCCGCAAGTTGGGCTGGGACAAACAACAGCTCGGCAAGCTAGACGTGAAACTCTTTGGCTCCAGCCTTGAGCGAGTCGATCTAGGCAGTATTTCCAGCGCCAAGGGCCTCGCCTATATCACCGCATACGTGGAAAACCGTGCCTACCTCGATGCTGGAATCAGCGCCGATGTGCGGGCGGAAATGGACGGTTTCGGGTTGCCTATCAGCGTACAAGAGAAGCGTGGCTATAAAGCCCGTCCCCTCGATGGCATCTGGGCAACTCCGCCGTTCCTACACAACGGCTCGGTGCCCAATCTGTTCCAGCTACTTTCGCCGCGCCTTGAGCGCGCCAGTGAGTTCTGGGTAGGCAGCCACGAGTACGATCCACAGCGGGCCGGCTTTCGGACCGAGAAACTCGCCGGCGGCTTTCTGTTCAAGACGTCGGTTACCGGTAACAGCAATCGCGGCCATGAGTTTCGCGATGGCTGTCGCAGCGAAGGCGTGATCGGCCGTGGGCTGGAGCCCAGCGAACGGTGGGCGCTGGTCGAGTATCTGAAAACGCTAGGCAATCCCCAGCTCGAGGCACAACTCACGCCCATCACCGCCAAACCGTGGACGCCTGGGCCAAATTGCCACGGACTGATCTCGCTTGCGGCCACGAAACAATAG
- a CDS encoding adhesin encodes MLRLTLVLACACPLLALADPAQHQSRIDSSASNYRGIVSINQAAGDYQQQSNARALAIGLAGSAATQQRQTLQVDDIQPALNATASIDGAAFTAGSGVLGVNQSAGAATQQANSVRISIQTAPLSLDDSVLAQSVAITANSGPVVATPGERRVVTDDKAFVGSRGVVQLNQSAGVGSRMANTLSIRVAD; translated from the coding sequence ATGCTGCGGCTAACCCTTGTCCTCGCCTGCGCCTGCCCCCTTCTGGCGCTGGCCGATCCGGCACAACACCAGTCCCGGATCGACTCCAGCGCCAGCAACTATCGCGGGATCGTCTCCATCAACCAGGCCGCCGGCGACTATCAGCAGCAAAGTAATGCGCGGGCATTGGCGATTGGCCTGGCTGGTTCCGCCGCTACCCAGCAGCGGCAAACGCTCCAGGTCGATGACATCCAACCGGCACTCAATGCCACGGCGAGCATTGACGGCGCCGCATTTACCGCGGGTAGCGGCGTACTGGGCGTCAATCAATCGGCCGGAGCAGCGACCCAGCAGGCCAACAGTGTGCGGATCAGCATTCAGACGGCCCCGCTAAGCCTGGACGACAGCGTCCTGGCGCAGAGCGTGGCCATCACAGCGAACTCCGGTCCAGTTGTAGCAACCCCAGGGGAGCGACGTGTCGTCACCGACGACAAGGCTTTTGTCGGTAGCCGTGGTGTGGTGCAGCTGAACCAGAGCGCGGGGGTCGGCAGCCGCATGGCTAACACCCTCAGCATCAGGGTTGCGGATTAA
- a CDS encoding MmcQ/YjbR family DNA-binding protein, with protein sequence MTADQIAAFCLQLPGAREDLKWGSNRVFSVAGNKMFAILDFLGAGLAFKVDTELFLGYVDRPGIHPAPYLARAYWISMDAPYPLGDGELRDLLIRSHQLVVRKLPKIRQVGLLLDQ encoded by the coding sequence ATGACCGCCGATCAAATCGCCGCTTTCTGCCTGCAATTGCCGGGGGCTCGCGAGGACCTCAAGTGGGGCAGCAATCGAGTGTTCTCTGTGGCGGGCAACAAGATGTTCGCCATCCTCGACTTCCTCGGCGCCGGTCTGGCCTTCAAGGTCGATACCGAGCTGTTCCTAGGTTATGTCGACCGTCCCGGCATCCACCCGGCGCCCTATCTGGCGCGCGCGTACTGGATCAGCATGGATGCGCCCTACCCGCTCGGCGACGGCGAGCTGCGCGACTTGCTCATACGCTCGCATCAACTAGTGGTTCGCAAGTTGCCGAAAATTCGTCAGGTAGGGCTATTACTGGATCAGTAG